A single genomic interval of Juglans regia cultivar Chandler chromosome 1, Walnut 2.0, whole genome shotgun sequence harbors:
- the LOC108986802 gene encoding rac-like GTP-binding protein ARAC7, with amino-acid sequence MSASKFIKCVTVGDGAVGKTCMLICYTSNKFPTDYIPTVFDNFSANVAVDGNIVNLGLWDTAGQEDYSRLRPLSYRGADIFVLAFSLISRASYENVLKKWMPELRRFAPSVPIVLVGTKLDLREDGRFLADHMGSNVITSVQGEELRKQIGAAAYIECSSKTQQNVKAVFDTAIKVVLQPPRRKEMARKKRHRRSGCTIATIVCGGCAARTY; translated from the exons ATGAGTGCTTCGAAGTTCATTAAATGTGTCACAGTTGGAGATGGAGCTGTTGGGAAGACCTGTATGCTCATTTGTTACACCAGCAACAAGTTCCCCACT GATTATATACCCACAGTGTTTGACAATTTCAGTGCCAATGTGGCCGTGGATGGGAACATTGTCAACCTGGGACTATGGGATACTGCAG GCCAGGAAGATTATAGCAGGTTAAGGCCACTGAGTTACAGAGGTGCAGACATATTTGTTTTAGCATTCTCATTAATCAGTAGGGCAAGCTATGAAAATGTCCTTAAGAAG TGGATGCCTGAACTTCGAAGATTTGCACCCAGTGTTCCAATTGTTCTTGTTGGAACAAAGTTGG atctTCGTGAGGATGGTAGGTTTTTAGCTGATCATATGGGATCTAATGTCATTACCTCGGTTCAG GGAGAGGAACTGAGGAAACAAATTGGTGCAGCAGCTTATATAGAGTGCAGCTCTAAGACTCAACAG AATGTCAAAGCTGTATTTGATACTGCAATTAAGGTTGTTCTTCAACCACCAAGGAGGAAGGAGATGGCAAGGAAGAAAAGGCACAGAAGGTCTGGCTGCACAATTGC GACTATTGTCTGTGGAGGCTGCGCTGCTAGGACATATTGA
- the LOC108986820 gene encoding cyclin-dependent kinase F-1, with translation MESHQSTKSWSIHTRPEIIAKYEILERVGSGAYSDVYRARRLSDNLVVALKEVHDYQSAFREIEALQILRNCPNVVVLYEYFWREDGDDDAVLVLEYLRTDLATVVKEAKRDGRGIGVGEVKRWMIQILCGLDACHRNMIVHRDLKPSNLLVSDDGVLKLADFGQARILLEPGYVAAYNGPALYEQNPVNPENTFRPPEGFTETHNSCQEAYEIQEQGTISKEEYFRQLDEVKAKKAVDETDKETNFYDGNASCLATCSTSDIEDDPFESSYSYEAGEGGDNRQGCLTSCVGTRWFRAPELLYGSIDYGLEIDLWSLGCIFAELFTLEPLFPGTADIDQLSRIFNVLGNLTEEVWPACSKLPDYNMISFNKVENPIGLGACMPNLSSDEISLVKRLVCYDPSSRATAMELLRDKFFSEEPLPVPVSELWVPSTRSGQDEDTPGGWYEYDEMGSDSDFEDFGPVNVTSTSTGFSIQFP, from the exons ATGGAGTCCCACCAATCAACAAAGAGCTGGAGCATCCATACCCGACCCGAAATCATAGCCAAGTATGAAATCCTGGAGCGCGTTGGCTCCGGCGCCTACTCCGACGTCTACAGAGCCCGAAGGCTCTCCGACAACCTCGTCGTCGCTCTCAAAGAGGTCCACGACTACCAGTCAGCGTTCCGAGAAATCGAGGCCCTCCAGATCCTGCGCAATTGCCCAAACGTCGTCGTTCTGTACGAGTACTTCTGGCGGGAGGATGGGGACGATGACGCGGTGCTCGTTTTGGAGTACCTGAGGACGGACTTGGCCACAGTGGTCAAGGAGGCGAAGAGGGACGGTCGTGGGATTGGTGTCGGGGAGGTGAAGCGGTGGATGATCCAGATTCTCTGTGGACTGGACGCTTGCCACAGGAACATGATTGTGCATCGGGATTTGAAGCCCAGTAATTTGTTGGTTTCGGATGATGGGGTGCTCAAGCTCGCAGATTTTGGCCAG GCAAGGATACTCCTGGAACCTGGATATGTTGCTGCCTACAACGGCCCAGCTCTTTACGAACAAAACCCTGTAAATCCAGAAAATACCTTTCGTCCACCTGAAGGTTTTACAGAAACACACAATTCATGCCAAGAGGCATATGAAATACAAGAGCAGGGAACTATAAGTAAAGAAGAATATTTTAGACAGTTAGATGAGGTCAAGGCTAAAAAGGCCGTAGATGAAACTGATAAGGAAACAAATTTTTATGATGGGAATGCATCTTGTCTTGCAACATGCTCGACGAGCGACATAGAGGATGATCCTTTCGAGAGTTCATATTCCTATGAGGCTGGAGAGGGTGGAGATAATAGACAAGGTTGTCTCACATCCTGTGTTGGAACTCGTTGGTTCAGAGCCCCCGAACTACTCTACGGATCCATAGACTATGGTTTAGAGATTGATCTATGGTCATTGGGTTGCATATTTGCCGAACTTTTTACTCTGGAGCCCCTTTTTCCGGGAACTGCTGATATTGATCAGCTCAGCAGAATTTTTAATGTCTTGGGAAACTTAACTGAGGAAGTATGGCCAGCTTGTTCTAAACTTCCTGACTATAACATGATTTCATTCAATAAGGTCGAGAATCCGATTGGTTTGGGAGCATGCATGCCCAACCTCTCTTCTGACGAAATCTCTCTGGTCAAAAGACTTGTCTGCTATGACCCATCTAGTAGAGCCACAGCAATGGAACTGCTCCGTGACAAGTTTTTCAGTGAAGAGCCTCTTCCGGTTCCCGTATCTGAGTTATGGGTTCCTTCGACCAGAAGTGGGCAAGATGAGGACACTCCTGGAGGATGGTATGAGTACGATGAAATGGGttcagattctgattttgaGGACTTTGGCCCTGTTAATGTTACCAGCACTAGTACTGGTTTTTCCATACAATTCCCTTGA